The segment TTTCAAACACAGATACGCAACATTACGTTTGACAATCTGatttgaatttgattttaaattattacccGCCAAATTAgtattatcattatttcatAGTAAAAGAATGTAAACGAGTTTATTagattcttttaaaatttaatagcttaaaatattttaaatcatttcgTTACACATTACTAAACATTTacataactatatataaagAGGAATATAAAGCTAATAGATGAAAtctataactttaaataattcaattattttcctAATAATAAAAGTGACTTAGTTTAAAAGGGTATTTGTTATTCACGtttctttgaattttattacattattaaggCCTCAGAACCGACTTTTTGTtgccaaataaaaaaatctgttaatataattaaaatatcaaatcagttgcgctacaaccattttgggtctgggcctcatatttctgttTCTCTTATATGATCATCtgtttatctaataggcaagtaggtgatcagccttcaagGCAactaaggcaagtcggtttcctcacgatgttttcctacacCGTTCGAGAATTATTGGAGCACAGGCGGGGAtctaacctacgacctcagggatgagagtcacacgctgaaggaCAGAACTGCTCTGTTTATATAGTCATGTATAAACACttgcatattttttatcaagaaTTAAACATCAATTGCATAAATATCAGAGGCACATGGAAACAAATTTTGgccttaatttattaatatatttgtaatataacaaaaatcatcTAGTTTTTAACCAATCATTACTTTTCTTATTTCCTCTGAAATAAAGGATCACTCTGAGGCTAACACAATACAAACTTAAAGTCTTTTAATAGTTGTATATTTGCTcactgacaatttttttttttgataaaaaaaaaattgtcagtgAGCAAATATACgcaaatattgatatattaatttctaatcctaaaaaattaaatcagtctTATTCTGTTTTAACCAGTAAATCactatttaacaaaaactaataaacaaatttaaatgtgaGAATAAATGTTGCCATATGCTCTTACCTTGCGGCATTACACGGCAACATTTTAATAGACATCATAGAATGTCAACATGACAGATAAAAACATAGTTATCTGTCAACAGTCAAGCATCAACTGTCAACTGTCAGGCATTCAAAATGACAATAAACTGGCGtttataatctttaatttaaatcagtggtttatttaaaacagataaactgatttagttttaagtaaaatttatgtacagacttaatattacaataaacataaaacaattcaAGAGAAATAAATTTGTCTGGCCTCGGCTGGCGATTGTTCCATGGGACAATATGGGCATTTCAATCtggaacaaaaataaatgattttgggCCAATGGGACTTCGGGCGATGACATTTCTATGTTTACGTTACcgtttagaaaataaaacattaactaATAGTTAAAAGGAAGATCGTGGGTTTGATTCCCGgcaaaataaagttaatgaCAATTATGACGCAGTATTATTTCAGCTTGATATAAAACTTTGCTTCTGTTTATGATAatacacttaaattaattcaaatataatgttatgGGGCCTATAGCAGGAAACAGCCTTAATTGAGTCAATATATGAGAGCtcgtgcgttgccggccttttagaaATTCTTAAAGTTCAgatataacatataaaaattggATTGGCACAACCttagtaatgtttttttataaggaataaattatatatgtacctacattttctttgaaatatatttttgtacgtGTGTTTGTTTCTGTAAACAAGATACTTACTTGACGCCCATAGCGAGTTTATTCAAAGCGTCCCGTGATATGACGTGACCGCAGAGTAGCCTCATTGGTGGGTTCAGCTCGGAGGCCTGTTGACGTAAGATCGGACACGCGAACACTGAATGGTAGCCACCGCCATCTTCACCCAACTCCACCTgtaataggtatatattttataggaaattttatatattttataggaaattttatatattttataggaaattttatatattttataggaaattttatatattttataggaaattttatatattttataggaaattttatatattttataggaaattttatatattttataggaaattttatatattttataggaaattttatatattttataggaaattttatatattttataggaaattttatatatcttataggaaattttatatattttatagattagTGCATTAGTGATTAGGAGAAAACAAGTGTGGACAGCGACTGTGCAGGTGATTAGTTGGCTGCGTAGTAAAGTGATTAGAagcgtgttctatttttttgcgAGTGAACTGCGAGTAGTGACGTCACGTGCGCCCACCCTTCCCCCTCACTCGCAGCGTGCCTGCCAAACTATCGACAAACAATAATTGGGCACTACTTGGACTATACACCTGCACTTATCATCCTCAATTACTAATCACTTGCACTCGCactaatcaaagtgaatacaGGCCTTTACTCAGTCACTGTGGTAAGAAAAGCAATGTCGTTACAATTCCGAGTCTATGCTTCAGATTTCTctattttactaataaaccaattaattattgttatgtgTTAAGCTGGCCGAGTGGCGTCAGCGTCTGAATTTCATTCCTGATTCGATTCCCAGATGTCGTCGGACTTTCTATGACACAACATGACACACatgttatctatttatataaaaacgaaacccgttttccgttgtcacgacataacataaaaacggcttgaccgatttgtctgatttctttttataatattccttgaagtacgaggatggttcttacggagagaaaaatttaaaaaattgagtgaaaaagtctaaaaacaacacttttctataattccatacaaaatattcgtaataatactaaaagtcaatttgaactttaataccatatcataaagtttaagtgttagtggaggggttccgggaaggtaaatttttattttttgacataatgtatttgttgtcttatcaactttctttttttatcttagctagaccggtgtcccgaatagcagaataagcatttaaaaaaaataaagaatcgactgttaggcggtacgatgttcgccaggccagctagtaatatttaaaatgatattaGAAAGAATTCTCGTCAACTCACTCACCTCCAGAGGCAGTTCATCGTCAGCCCAGGCTGCGATAACATTGGGGTGGCTCATCTTAGCCCGAATATCGTGTAAGGCCGGTAGAACTCTTGCGCCGGCAATCACTGCCCCCGCTAAAGGAGACAACGCGGCCAACCGCAACACTGCGCACGATTCGCGAATGAACAACTCCGCTGCCTCTGCGCCTAGATCGAGGATTTTGTTTGATTACGTTCATAGATCATAGATAgacaattgtttattattcaataataaacagatatgaccattttttaattaattaatttatttatatgaaaatttcatttgaaaatataagCATAAGGTCATTCAACAATAAGACACAAAACGCATTGGCGCACGCACTACTCCCAGGTTACCTGCGTGCACGCATACATACGCGCGAAACAAGCACGaccattaatttaaatatgagaattttaagatcataaatattaatatcaaaCTAATTGGAATTAGGGTCggcccttcaagaaaagagcgtaaaaTCTGGCCGCAAATAAGGGTTACTGgctgttaaagataataaatatttaaggtagagTGAAAGAGACTTAGCGCGTAACATCATTTGTCAGACGAGGACAGCGATTGTCGGCTGTGCGACgcttttgtattatattttgtatatattctcttaattataaataaacataaaaatttggttttagaCAAAAAGTCGATGAGCACACCAATCCtgcagcgggatcttagaccaagaCAGTCTACGTCTACATAGACGACAGCCATTTTCATGTTGCACACACATTTATAATGATCTAAATGTTATTTCCCtgtctatttaaattttaaaattaaatttgacaacACAGGAACGtggttaaattaaaacataccaAGTGCCTTAGGGTCTAACAGGTGCGCGTAGTTAGCGGGCGGAGTGGGCGCACCGGGCGTGCACCAAGCGAGCGCACACACCGCGGCCTGCAATTGGCGCTCGTGGCGCGACGCGAACGCCGGGAACTCTTTGCGTACGTACTCTATCGCCGATACTACGCCCTGCTCGCGGGCTAGCTGAAAATCAAAAGTGGAAAATGGGACTGTCACATTTTGTTAcgtaataagataaaaatttaaaaccaaaAGTGTACatttattctaattaaatacttataataataaaataatatacattgtaataaataactaaacttaacataaactaaaatatataataagaaaagtGTTGTCTTGAgtgaatatatgtttatatttgagtgatataaaaaataatgtgattataattttttttttttaaagacaattcacaccaattgacctagtcccatgctaagctggtgaagcttgtgttatgggtactaggcaatggatatacatacatattatagatagatagatatttaaacaccaacatcaaatgctcatcacatcgatgtccgtctcagccggggatcgaacccaggacccatggattcgcagtcaagGCCCAAgtgtactaaccactagaccaatgagtcgtcgatttaaaatcgattataaaatcacataaggtttgattgtaatatataactaCATACTACGtaaaattctaatttttaattatgtaagatAAATTTGCACATtatgtggcagaatatgcggcAGAATATGTACAaccataagatttttatacaatattcttgcaaataaattattatgattataagggtcaaagtaaaattataaaaacactgtTGCCCCCCCCTCGAATATACCCACTTTTTATAAATCCAAGCAATAACCCAAATCTTTACGTTTTTTGTTTAAGATAGTCGACTCAGGTACTGCAATCACCTTGAGGGCCTGCATCCTATGCAGGGTGAAGGGGAGCGGTGAATGTGCAAGTTCCTGAGCCCTTTTCTCTGCCCATTGCAACGCAGGCGCCGGGTCTCCGTCCGAAAGTGCAGCCGCACAGCGTTGCAGTTGAGCGAACGTACACGTACGCTCAACGGGCGGAATGTGCGCTTCGCCAACGAACACGTCGCCCACGTCTTCGAGAccctaaatataaattacatactTGTATTACACATTTCAATGAAACTTAACAGATATGAATAGCAATTGATACATCATTTGCTGACCTAAATTGCGTTCAATTTGGACCAATTTACATAACTGCTTTGAACTTAAACCTACTAAACGGGAAGATAAGAACGAAGTTTCCAATTATGTTCTTAAAATATTCTCTgacaatatttattctttgCAACAAAACTTCTTTAACACAACATTATTGAATaagttaattacataaattgaATTTACAGTAGAGATTGTAAGTAAAactgatttatataaaaaaaactgtgttcATTGTAATCAACGCATTCAGGACACCACTGGTGCTATGCCGATGCATCAAGAAAGCCTTTTACTGAATGGCATTAAAACCGTCCGTTCGGTTCTCGGGAACCGCAGAACATTGGCAAGGCCAATAGCAACCTAAACCTGTTGTTAATGCAGAGCGTATTCAACGCTTCTGGTTGAACGGGCCCATATGCTGTACAAGTAAAATAACTGACAATACGCCTTGAACAGAATAACTTTGACTTCTAAGTGCAAACCTCCAGGGCAGCATATTACTCATTACGGCTGACGCTCTTCTTTCTCGCTCCAGATCAGCGCCAACAGACAAATCCTCTGCATCACAATGACACAAATactacaatacaataatatattacttttatcgGTATTGTATATGAGACCATGAGCTGCCGCGAAATCTTCACATGTTTTTAAACGCTTTTTGATGACACCTACTGACGGAGCCAATAGAACCATATTGTATATACCAGtttgtaaatgaaaaatacatCTAATAATAGATGTGATTATCTATTCTGAAATCTTTTTGGACAAATTGCACAGGGCAGTCTCATAGTCGTCTGTTATAGGTTGTTCCTACAATAAAACACTATATCTATTTGCGATTTCATATAAATGTatcattattttctataatattgaatatatagTCTTATTACAGACATTCTCAGTGCCGGCATGATAAtgattttgatataaattgtGTAACAACTTTACCTGTCTATACAAATGTTGTGCGATAGCCTGTTCCATAATGGGTCTATTAGTTTCACTACAAAATGATTCAGCCTTTGGTGCAACAGCTGCATAATCCGCAATAAAGTGCCTGTCAATAGACTTTCCAACTCTGGATACTGTTGCATGAAGTTCACGATGCTCTGAAACAGAAAtgcaacaaattttaataagtttttttttaattttcttatttatatacattattggTATTTTTGCCTATCTTGTGTTTAGATAAAAAGTTTCAAAAATTGTgccatagaaagaaaatctgAAGGCTTGCTTACCTTGAGTTATagttttgcaataaattatcattaatattttatttaaaaactgacTGTTTCCTTAATCCAGGAATTATAAATGTCTTGAATAGACGAAGTATGATTTATCAtatggatttttataataatactaaatttaaattacctgTTGACATCTGAAATACTGTTTGCTTCAATGTAGCTGCTAACTCACTAACCAATAATGCCTGATCTTCAGATAATTGTTCATTTTCAGGCTCTGAagtcaaaaagaaaaagttaacATAATCAAgtagataatttaataagtataCAGGCTTTAACAGGCTGTCTATAGAATAGATCgaaaataattctataaagAGGCTCATTGAGATTTGTTACAAATCACATAAGATAATAAGATAGTACTTCTTCTCTAAATATAGTGTATGAAGTATAGTataagaatttttttcacgataTACTTAATGTCGTGTAAAAAAATTTCTAATCAAACCttaaacaaatcaaaattGCTAGTTCATGTTCATGACGACACAATTTCCTAAAGCTCATCATAATTACATGGTAATAAAGGACTATACTTACGTTTAGCGATTTCCTGCTTTATATTTTCGACTTGGGTTAACAGATCCTGCAGGATTTTGTTCGTATGATCATGAATCCCTGTAAATTTTGTTGTTGCTTTGTCTAAATCCTGTTCTACGCCCAGACATGAATCCATTGTTTTAAAGACAAGTTTATGTAACGTAGAGTTGTTTCAGGTCCAGgatttaagattatttataaaaaagttctcAGAATcaggaaattattaattgcaaGTGTGTTTAATAACAgattttcacaaatatttcaccTAGAACAAGAAAATACTAAGTGACAACATACAAATTTCACAATTCATATGTCAAGTGTCAATCCatagtgaatttttttttaaattgatggTGCGTTCCACTAAGCGCTCACGACGATCAAAATTCTCCTTTAGCCATTCTACATACAGTGTTGCCAACTCGATCTCTTAGGTAGGTGCTAAACGACATCTCAAATAGTGCtagattgataaaaaatatcaaaaatagtgttattttttttagacatgaaaaaaaaagatataattaatttaattttggtttatatgataataattatttaaaactacatCCAATCATCTTCACTATCGTCTGTCTCTACTGCTGATTCTGCTTCTCGTT is part of the Pieris napi chromosome 21, ilPieNapi1.2, whole genome shotgun sequence genome and harbors:
- the LOC125060424 gene encoding E3 ubiquitin-protein transferase RMND5B yields the protein MDSCLGVEQDLDKATTKFTGIHDHTNKILQDLLTQVENIKQEIAKQPENEQLSEDQALLVSELAATLKQTVFQMSTEHRELHATVSRVGKSIDRHFIADYAAVAPKAESFCSETNRPIMEQAIAQHLYRQGLEDVGDVFVGEAHIPPVERTCTFAQLQRCAAALSDGDPAPALQWAEKRAQELAHSPLPFTLHRMQALKLAREQGVVSAIEYVRKEFPAFASRHERQLQAAVCALAWCTPGAPTPPANYAHLLDPKALGAEAAELFIRESCAVLRLAALSPLAGAVIAGARVLPALHDIRAKMSHPNVIAAWADDELPLEVELGEDGGGYHSVFACPILRQQASELNPPMRLLCGHVISRDALNKLAMGVKLKCPYCPMEQSPAEARQIYFS